One genomic region from Amia ocellicauda isolate fAmiCal2 chromosome 4, fAmiCal2.hap1, whole genome shotgun sequence encodes:
- the LOC136748935 gene encoding chymotrypsinogen A: MCGRRMHFHVAVAGALVNGQVGPSPRWTKQSLNECFEVLVPVVAHIRHHITAWRCLVLHTSLLLWLTGDAKCLKPARCNTPSAHAHFASPRHLGVLMLLGAQRSHKRTCTASLLNEKGSKCGKVLVQSPLDQSLRIVGGNKAVYGSHPWLVSLKFKGEHFCGASILNDKWLLCAAHCFSSLAKQSLTYVLIVVGEYDQRTLDAGEQRLKVKNVKIHKDFMTSNAVINDIAVVEVDGRITFGNYTQPICLPLPSEEFKPGTSCVVSGWGRLKERGPLPDIVQEVQLNLIDPRTCSNVISTVRPNKKLFSVLCAGPETGEKDACQGDSGGPMVCPRKNGQWTLVGVTSWGKGCGRSWIDNASKQMSNRGSPGVFTDVKQFLPWILGNMYTDTQPNKKSASSKFTFKMEVHSISITSSASNIQEGNTRIGSN; this comes from the exons ATGTGTGGAAGGCGTATGCACTTCCATGTCGCTGTAGCAGGAGCTCTTGTCAATGGTCAAGTGGGACCGAGTCCACGTTGGACTAAACAGTCCCTAAATGAGTGCTTTGAAGTTCTGGTACCTGTTGTGGCTCATATACGTCATCACATCACTGCTTGGCGTTGCCTAGTGCTGCATACCTCTCTGCTGCTGTGGTTGACA GGTGATGCCAAGTGCCTGAAACCTGCTCGTTGCAACACCCCGTCGGCTCATGCGCACTTCGCTTCGCCACGGCACCTCGGTGTGCTGATGTTGCTAG GAGCGCAAAGATCTCACAAGCGG ACTTGCACAGCCTCCCTGCTGAACGAAAAAG GGTCTAAATGTGGGAAAGTACTTGTGCAAAGCCCTTTGGATCAGTCGTTGAGAATCGTGGGTGGGAATAAGGCTGTGTATGGTTCACACCCATGGCTG GTTTCTCTGAAGTTTAAGGGGGAACACTTTTGTGGAGCATCAATCCTCAATGACAAATGGTTGCTGTGTGCTGCCCATTGCTTTTCTTCATTAGCAAA ACAGTCTTTAACATATGTATTAATTGTTGTCGGTGAATATGACCAGAGAACTTTAGATGCCGGAGAACAGAGACTaaaagtgaaaaatgtaaaaatccacAAAGATTTCATGACATCCAATGCTGTGATCAATGATATCGCAGTCGTGGAAGTAGACGGACGGATTACATTTG GTAATTACACCCAACCGATATGTCTGCCTCTTCCTAGTGAGGAGTTCAAACCTGGAACCAGTTGCGTTGTGAGTGGATGGGGTCGTTTGAAAGAAC GTGGACCACTACCTGACATTGTCCAAGAGGTGCAGCTAAACCTCATTGATCCAAGAACGTGCAGTAATGTCATATCAACTGTAAGGCCCAACAAGAAACTTTTCTCTGTCTTATGCGCCGGCccagagacaggagagaaagatgcGTGTCAG GGCGATTCTGGAGGTCCCATGGTCTGCCCCAGAAAGAATGGACAGTGGACCCTTGTTGGCGTGACGTCATGGGGTAAAGGCTGTGGCCGTAGCTGGATTGATAATGCTAGTAAACAGATGTCTAATAGGGGGTCTCCCGGGGTCTTCACCGATGTAAAACAGTTCCTTCCGTGGATACTGGGAAACATGTATacag acacacaaccaaacaaaaaatctGCATCAAGTAAGTTCACATTTAAAATGGAAGTACACAGCATAAGTATTACATCATCTGCCAGCAACATCCAAGAAGGAAATACGAGAATTGGGTcaaattaa
- the LOC136747551 gene encoding trypsin-2: MEFEDFELEESSDCGYDSLTVFGDVEEREEIATLCGTSIPVPVLSYDNVMVLQFISDGSISYKGFSAIISFIRKEDLHAGGPDESKEHSSKDFDMSAPENPLDACGMPPVAARFVLSRIVGGEEAIPHSWPWQVSVGVVNEHICGGTVIHPEWILTAAHCVYGFEKKYLDLLVVVAGDHDITTKDPEEQKRSVKEVILHPGYNDISLDYDVALLQLATPLVYNNYVHPVCLPSKSQEVNYSGSCTVSGWGSKQGGYWNSTLQQLEVPVLTAEDCGSLYPGRITESMLCAGSPLTEGQDTCMGDSGGPLVCQSEQSTYFLYGVTSWGFGCGQARRPGVYSSVQVVREWILSRVGQVTDSTKTATSEPKTLSPWMKIKNNIAKKSSVGG; the protein is encoded by the exons ATGGAGTTTGAAGATTTTGAGCTGGAAGAGTCAAGCGATTGTGGGTATGATtcactcaccgtgtttggagatGTGGAGGAAAGAGAAGAAATAG CAACACTGTGTGGAACAAGCATTCCAGTCCCTGTGCTCAGTTATGACAATGTGATGGTTTTGCAGTTCATCTCTGATGGCAGCATTTCATATAAAGGATTTAGTGCTATCATATCCTTCATTCGTAAAGAGG ATTTGCATGCTGGAGGCCCTGATGAATCTAAAGAACACTCCTCGAAGGATTTCGACATGTCAGCCCCAGAGAACCCCTTAG ATGCCTGTGGAATGCCTCCTGTCGCTGCCAGGTTCGTGCTCAGTCGCATCGTAGGGGGAGAGGAAGCCATCCCCCACTCCTGGCCCTGGCAAGTCAGTGTAGGTGTGGTCAATGAGCACATCTGTGGAGGCACTGTCATCCACCCTGAGTGGATCCTGACGGCGGCTCACTGTGTGTATGGCTT TGAGAAGAAATATCTTGACTTGCTGGTAGTTGTTGCTGGAGACCATGACATCACCACGAAAGACCCAGAAGAACAA AAAAGATCTGTGAAAGAGGTCATCCTTCACCCGGGATATAATGACATTTCATTAGATTATGATGTTGCCCTGCTCCAGCTGGCCACTCCACTGGTGTATAATAACTACGTCCACCCAGTCTGTCTTCCAAGCAAAAGCCAGGAAGTAAACTACTCTGGCTCTTGCACTGTGTCTGGATGGGGGAGTAAACAAG GTGGGTATTGGAACAGTACTCTGCAGCAGCTGGAGGTTCCAGTTCTGACAGCGGAGGATTGTGGGTCTCTGTACCCAGGCAGGATCACGGAGAGCATGCTCTGTGCCGGCTCTCCTCTGACCGAGGGACAGGACACCTGTATG ggtgATTCTGGAGGCCCGCTGGTCTGTCAGTCAGAACAGTCCACTTACTTCCTCTATGGGGTTACGAGCTGGGGCTTCGGCTGCGGGCAGGCCCGGAGGCCAGGCGTTTACTCATCCGTGCAGGTCGTCAGGGAGTGGATTCTCAGTC gtgtaGGTCAGGTGACAGATTCCACAAAAACAGCAACATCTGAACCTAAAACGTTATCACCGTGGATgaagattaaaaacaatattgccAAGAAATCATCTGTAGGAGGTTAG